A genome region from Streptomyces xanthophaeus includes the following:
- a CDS encoding LacI family DNA-binding transcriptional regulator, which yields MTSPLRLTDIAAQAAVSEATVSRVLNGKPGVAAGTRHKVLAALDLLGYERPVRLKRRSNGLVGLLIPELTNPIFPAFAQVIEQALAGHGYTPVLCTQTPGGATEDELVEQLEERGVTGIVFLSGLHADAHADPARYQRLAARGLPFVLINGFNEQVNAPFISPDDRAAADMAVRHLQDLGHRRIGLAIGPTRYVPSARKEQGFLAAVPTAEADGLIQRTLFTVEGGHAAGMALLDRGCTGIVCGSDPMALGVIRAARERGLRVPQDVSVVGFDDSPLIAFTDPPLTTVRQPVRAMATAAVGALLEAVSGTPVQRTEYIFQPELVVRGSTAEVP from the coding sequence GTGACCTCCCCCCTCCGGCTGACGGACATCGCCGCGCAGGCCGCGGTCAGCGAGGCGACCGTCAGCCGCGTGCTCAACGGCAAACCGGGCGTGGCGGCCGGCACCCGGCACAAGGTGCTGGCCGCGCTCGACCTGCTGGGCTACGAGCGTCCCGTACGACTCAAACGACGCAGCAACGGGCTGGTCGGGCTGCTCATCCCGGAGCTCACCAACCCGATCTTCCCGGCGTTCGCGCAGGTCATAGAGCAGGCGCTGGCCGGGCACGGCTACACGCCGGTGCTGTGCACGCAGACCCCGGGCGGGGCCACCGAGGACGAACTGGTGGAACAGCTGGAGGAGCGCGGGGTCACCGGGATCGTCTTCCTGTCGGGCCTGCACGCCGACGCCCACGCCGACCCCGCGCGCTACCAGCGACTGGCGGCGCGCGGGCTTCCGTTCGTCCTGATCAACGGCTTCAACGAGCAGGTGAACGCCCCGTTCATCTCCCCGGACGACCGGGCGGCGGCGGACATGGCCGTACGGCACCTGCAGGACCTGGGGCACCGCAGGATCGGGCTCGCGATCGGGCCGACGCGCTACGTGCCGTCGGCCCGCAAGGAGCAGGGATTCCTCGCGGCAGTGCCGACGGCGGAGGCGGACGGGCTGATCCAGCGCACGCTCTTCACGGTGGAGGGCGGACACGCGGCGGGCATGGCCCTGCTGGACCGCGGCTGCACGGGCATCGTGTGCGGCAGCGACCCGATGGCACTCGGCGTCATCCGGGCGGCGCGCGAGCGCGGGCTGCGGGTGCCGCAGGACGTGTCGGTGGTCGGCTTCGACGACTCACCGCTGATCGCGTTCACGGACCCGCCGCTGACGACGGTCCGCCAGCCGGTACGCGCGATGGCGACGGCGGCGGTGGGCGCCCTCCTGGAGGCGGTGTCGGGCACCCCGGTCCAGCGCACGGAGTACATCTTCCAGCCGGAACTGGTGGTGCGCGGCTCGACGGCCGAGGTGCCGTAG
- a CDS encoding carbohydrate-binding module family 20 domain-containing protein gives MPARAVRAATFCATTALAAATLTGLGPQAAAAPPGEKDVTAVLFEWRFDSVAKACTDSLGPAGYGYVQVSPPQEHVQGGQWWTSYQPVSYKIAGRLGDRAAFKAMVDTCHAAGVKVVADSVINHMAGPADAGATFTGTGGTSYTKYNYPGLFSGADMDDCRASISNYQDRGNVQNCELVQLADLDTGEDYVRGRIAGYLNDLLSLGVDGLRIDAAKHMPAADLANIKSRLTNPGVYWKQEAIYGAGEAVSPSEYLGNGDVQEFRYARDLKRVFQSENLAYLKNFGEAWGYMPSGQAGVFVDNHDTERGGDTLNYKDGSAYTLASVFALAWPYGSPDVHSGYEWTDKDAGPPAGGAVSACYADGWKCQHAWREISSMVGFRNAARGQSVGNWWDNGGDQIAFGRGTKAYVVINHEGSALTRTFQTSLPGGDYCDVQSGRTVTVGSGGQFTTTVAAGTALALHAGARTCSGTPAGSAGASFGVNATTVPGQNIYVTGDRAELGSWNTGGALKLDPAAYPVWKLDVTLPAGTAFSYKYLRKDAAGNVTWESGANRTATVPASGKVTLADTWRS, from the coding sequence ATGCCTGCCAGAGCCGTCAGAGCTGCAACCTTTTGCGCCACCACCGCACTTGCCGCGGCCACCCTCACGGGCCTCGGGCCGCAGGCCGCCGCCGCGCCGCCCGGGGAGAAGGACGTCACCGCGGTCCTGTTCGAGTGGCGCTTCGACTCCGTCGCCAAGGCCTGCACCGATTCCCTCGGGCCCGCCGGGTACGGGTACGTGCAGGTGTCGCCGCCGCAGGAGCACGTGCAGGGCGGGCAGTGGTGGACCTCGTACCAGCCCGTCAGCTACAAGATCGCCGGGCGGCTCGGGGACCGGGCCGCCTTCAAGGCCATGGTCGACACCTGTCACGCCGCGGGCGTCAAGGTCGTCGCCGACTCCGTCATCAACCACATGGCCGGACCGGCCGACGCCGGCGCCACCTTCACGGGCACGGGCGGTACTTCGTACACGAAGTACAACTACCCGGGCCTCTTCTCCGGCGCCGACATGGACGACTGTCGGGCGAGCATCTCGAACTACCAGGACCGGGGCAACGTCCAGAACTGCGAGCTCGTGCAGCTCGCCGACCTGGACACCGGTGAGGACTACGTGCGCGGGCGCATCGCCGGGTACCTGAACGACCTGCTGTCGCTGGGCGTGGACGGCCTCCGGATCGACGCCGCCAAGCACATGCCCGCCGCGGACCTTGCCAACATCAAGTCCCGCCTCACCAACCCCGGCGTGTACTGGAAGCAGGAGGCGATATACGGGGCCGGGGAGGCCGTCTCGCCGAGCGAGTACCTGGGGAACGGGGACGTGCAGGAGTTCCGGTACGCCCGGGACCTCAAGCGGGTCTTCCAGAGCGAGAACCTCGCCTACCTGAAGAACTTCGGCGAGGCCTGGGGGTACATGCCCAGCGGGCAGGCCGGCGTCTTCGTCGACAACCACGACACCGAGCGGGGCGGCGACACCCTCAACTACAAGGACGGGTCCGCCTACACGCTGGCCAGTGTCTTCGCGCTGGCCTGGCCGTACGGCTCGCCCGACGTGCACTCCGGCTACGAGTGGACCGACAAGGACGCCGGTCCGCCCGCCGGAGGTGCGGTGAGCGCCTGCTACGCCGACGGCTGGAAGTGCCAGCACGCCTGGCGGGAGATCTCCTCCATGGTCGGCTTCCGCAACGCCGCCCGCGGGCAGTCCGTCGGCAACTGGTGGGACAACGGCGGTGACCAGATCGCCTTCGGGCGGGGCACCAAGGCGTACGTGGTGATCAACCACGAGGGTTCCGCCCTGACCCGGACCTTCCAGACCTCGCTGCCGGGCGGCGACTACTGCGACGTGCAGAGCGGACGGACGGTCACCGTCGGCTCGGGCGGGCAGTTCACCACCACCGTCGCCGCCGGGACGGCTCTCGCCCTGCACGCCGGGGCCCGTACCTGCTCCGGCACCCCGGCGGGCTCCGCCGGGGCCTCCTTCGGCGTCAACGCCACCACCGTTCCCGGGCAGAACATCTACGTCACCGGTGACCGCGCCGAGCTCGGCAGCTGGAACACCGGTGGCGCGCTGAAGCTCGACCCGGCCGCGTACCCGGTCTGGAAGCTCGACGTGACGCTCCCGGCCGGGACCGCGTTCTCGTACAAGTACCTCCGCAAGGACGCCGCCGGGAACGTCACCTGGGAGAGCGGAGCCAACCGCACCGCCACCGTCCCCGCGAGCGGCAAGGTCACGCTGGCCGACACCTGGCGCAGCTGA
- a CDS encoding multicopper oxidase family protein: MAGAAGGAAVLSGSGQGQAHADPGPGHHHGHEPAPSDAPIPKTPPLEKFVDPLPTPETAVPDTSAYPGADYYEFTMRPGTWQFHRDLGPADVWGYWARNPRDRHQPIGMGYLGPTISVIKDQPTVIKYRNKLPTTHLFQFVIDAIRSGDPQLAPIAPPPYTSEPPFPENVNVWNVVHQHGGFTPPQSDGMPLHSFSPDGIHAESYTTLEPDRVKRNEAICAYTNHERSSMLWYHDHGMGMTSVNVYAGLAGLYLIRDPADERLGLPQGEFEVPLILQDRTFHPDGRLAYTMTQQEGEDTPVVNGKAYPFLAVEPRRYRLRILNASNERFWRLRIDPPRDVVLQPNLPFWLIGTDGGFRAPLQMLNFLIGPAERYDLIVDFSGMPMGSKFTLTNYHAPVHYPGVPGQGPEISEVMQFQVTKPLSGADRTTPPRKLKLPAVAPIEPEPEINRREWVVYQHKLFSTMTFNAVPFMEPSQDFIKAGAKEIWEYVNPNHDAHPMHVHLVNFQVLNRQPIDAAAYQADYEKWIDGGRKATDKPVLANYFTGPPIPPDPDEALSYKDTVKSYPETVTRIITDPWSPPMEPIAGIANSGTELPATYVHHCHLLEHEDDDLMRPFTIVDPEAPLPVDEGGGHGGGHGH, encoded by the coding sequence ATGGCCGGGGCCGCCGGGGGTGCGGCCGTCCTCTCGGGGAGCGGTCAGGGGCAGGCACACGCGGATCCCGGCCCCGGACATCATCACGGTCACGAACCGGCACCGTCGGACGCCCCGATCCCGAAGACTCCTCCGCTGGAGAAGTTCGTCGACCCACTGCCCACGCCGGAGACGGCCGTCCCTGACACCTCCGCCTATCCGGGCGCCGACTACTACGAGTTCACGATGCGGCCGGGGACCTGGCAATTCCACCGGGACCTCGGGCCGGCCGACGTATGGGGCTACTGGGCCAGGAACCCTCGCGATCGTCACCAGCCGATCGGCATGGGCTATCTCGGGCCGACCATCAGTGTCATCAAGGACCAGCCGACGGTCATCAAGTACCGCAACAAGCTGCCGACCACCCACCTCTTCCAGTTCGTGATCGACGCGATTCGCAGCGGGGACCCCCAGCTCGCCCCGATCGCCCCGCCTCCCTACACGAGCGAGCCGCCTTTTCCCGAGAACGTCAACGTATGGAACGTCGTGCACCAGCACGGCGGTTTCACACCACCGCAGTCCGACGGAATGCCCCTGCATTCGTTCAGCCCGGACGGCATCCATGCCGAGTCCTACACCACGCTGGAACCGGACCGCGTCAAACGCAACGAAGCGATCTGCGCGTACACCAACCACGAGCGCTCGTCCATGCTCTGGTACCACGATCACGGCATGGGGATGACCAGCGTCAACGTCTACGCGGGCCTCGCCGGCCTGTACCTCATCCGCGACCCCGCCGACGAGCGGCTCGGGCTTCCGCAGGGCGAGTTCGAGGTCCCCCTCATCCTGCAGGACCGGACCTTCCACCCGGACGGCAGACTCGCCTACACGATGACCCAGCAGGAGGGCGAGGACACCCCGGTCGTCAACGGCAAGGCGTACCCCTTCCTGGCCGTCGAGCCGCGGCGCTACCGGCTGCGGATCCTCAACGCCTCGAACGAGCGCTTCTGGCGGCTGAGGATCGACCCTCCCAGGGACGTGGTACTCCAGCCCAATCTTCCGTTCTGGCTGATCGGCACCGACGGCGGATTCCGCGCCCCGCTGCAAATGCTGAATTTCCTGATCGGGCCGGCCGAACGGTACGACCTGATCGTCGACTTCAGCGGGATGCCCATGGGCTCGAAGTTCACACTGACGAACTACCACGCACCGGTGCACTACCCGGGCGTCCCCGGCCAGGGACCGGAAATCTCGGAAGTCATGCAGTTCCAGGTCACCAAGCCGCTGTCCGGTGCGGACAGGACGACGCCGCCCAGGAAACTGAAGCTGCCGGCGGTCGCACCCATCGAGCCGGAACCGGAGATCAACCGGCGGGAATGGGTCGTGTACCAGCACAAGCTCTTCAGCACCATGACGTTCAACGCGGTTCCCTTCATGGAGCCGTCCCAGGACTTCATCAAGGCGGGGGCGAAGGAAATCTGGGAGTACGTGAATCCCAACCACGACGCGCACCCGATGCACGTCCACCTCGTCAACTTCCAAGTCCTGAACAGGCAGCCGATCGACGCGGCCGCCTACCAGGCGGACTACGAGAAGTGGATCGACGGTGGCCGGAAAGCGACGGACAAGCCGGTGCTGGCGAACTACTTCACCGGCCCGCCGATCCCGCCGGACCCGGACGAAGCCCTCTCCTACAAGGACACCGTCAAGTCCTATCCGGAGACGGTGACCAGAATCATCACCGATCCGTGGAGCCCGCCGATGGAACCGATCGCAGGGATCGCGAACAGCGGAACCGAGCTCCCGGCGACGTACGTCCACCACTGCCACCTCCTCGAACACGAGGACGACGACCTGATGCGCCCGTTCACGATCGTCGACCCCGAGGCACCCCTCCCCGTCGACGAGGGCGGCGGCCACGGCGGCGGCCACGGCCACTGA
- a CDS encoding glycoside hydrolase family 13 protein — protein sequence MTQHLADALPTSTGTQPGWWREAVIYQVYPRSFADSNGDGMGDLEGIRSRLPYLKELGVDAVWLSPFYASPQADAGYDVADYRAIDPMFGTLHDADAVIREAHELGLRIIVDLVPNHCSDQHEWFKQALREGPGTPLRERFHFRPGQGDNGELPPNDWESIFGGPAWTRVADGEWYLHLFAPEQPDFNWEHPAVQDEFRSILRFWLDLGADGFRVDVAHGLVKAPGLPDLGAKDQLKLLGNDVMPFFDQDGVHEIYRSWRRILDEYEADRVLVAEAWTPTVERTALYVRPDEMHQAFNFQYLTSDWEATALREVIDGSLAAMRTVGAPTTWVLSNHDVTRHATRFANPAGLGTQLREPGDRELGLRRARAAILLMLALPGSAYVYQGEELGLPDVTDLPDEVRQDPSFSRAAGQDGFRDGCRVPIPWSGTEAPYGFGTGGSWLPQPDSWADLSVEAQTGDPSSTLELYRAALRLRREHPDLGAGESVDWQEAPEGVLVFRRGDFLCTANTTGTAVRFPVEGEALLSSGATVEDGVLPADTTVWWQVTSG from the coding sequence ATGACCCAGCACCTCGCCGACGCGCTCCCCACCTCCACCGGCACGCAGCCCGGCTGGTGGAGAGAAGCGGTGATCTACCAGGTCTATCCGCGCAGCTTCGCCGACTCCAACGGGGACGGCATGGGGGACCTCGAAGGCATCCGCAGCCGCCTGCCCTACCTGAAGGAGCTGGGCGTCGACGCCGTCTGGCTCAGCCCCTTCTACGCCTCCCCGCAGGCCGACGCCGGCTACGACGTCGCCGACTACCGGGCCATCGACCCCATGTTCGGCACCCTGCACGACGCCGACGCCGTGATCCGCGAAGCCCACGAACTGGGCCTGCGCATCATCGTGGACCTCGTCCCGAACCACTGCTCCGACCAGCACGAATGGTTCAAGCAGGCCCTGCGCGAAGGCCCCGGCACCCCGCTGCGCGAGCGCTTCCACTTCCGCCCCGGACAGGGCGACAACGGGGAGCTGCCGCCCAACGACTGGGAGTCGATCTTCGGCGGTCCGGCGTGGACCCGCGTCGCGGACGGCGAGTGGTACCTGCACCTCTTCGCCCCCGAGCAGCCCGACTTCAACTGGGAACACCCCGCCGTACAGGACGAGTTCCGCTCCATCCTGCGCTTCTGGCTCGACCTCGGCGCCGACGGCTTCCGCGTCGACGTCGCCCACGGCCTGGTCAAGGCGCCCGGCCTGCCCGACCTCGGCGCCAAGGACCAGCTCAAGCTGCTCGGCAACGACGTCATGCCCTTCTTCGACCAGGACGGCGTCCACGAGATCTACCGCTCCTGGCGCCGGATCCTCGACGAGTACGAGGCGGACCGCGTCCTGGTCGCCGAGGCATGGACCCCGACCGTCGAGCGCACGGCCCTGTACGTCCGCCCCGACGAGATGCATCAGGCGTTCAACTTCCAGTACCTGACCAGTGACTGGGAGGCGACGGCGCTCCGCGAGGTCATCGACGGTTCGCTGGCCGCCATGCGCACCGTCGGCGCCCCCACCACCTGGGTGCTGTCCAACCACGACGTCACCCGGCACGCCACCCGCTTCGCCAACCCCGCCGGCCTCGGCACCCAGCTGCGCGAGCCCGGCGACCGCGAGCTGGGTCTGCGGCGGGCCCGCGCGGCGATCCTGCTGATGCTGGCACTGCCCGGTTCGGCGTACGTCTACCAGGGCGAGGAGCTCGGCCTGCCCGACGTCACCGACCTGCCGGACGAGGTCCGCCAGGACCCGTCGTTCTCCCGTGCGGCGGGCCAGGACGGCTTCCGCGACGGCTGCCGGGTCCCCATCCCCTGGTCGGGGACCGAGGCCCCGTACGGCTTCGGCACCGGCGGCAGCTGGCTCCCGCAGCCGGACTCCTGGGCGGATCTGAGCGTGGAGGCGCAGACCGGCGACCCGTCCTCCACCCTGGAGCTGTACCGGGCCGCCCTGCGGCTGCGCCGCGAGCACCCGGACCTGGGCGCGGGCGAGTCGGTGGACTGGCAGGAGGCTCCCGAGGGCGTCCTGGTCTTCCGCCGGGGGGACTTCCTCTGCACCGCGAACACCACCGGCACGGCGGTACGGTTCCCCGTCGAAGGCGAGGCCCTGCTGTCCAGCGGCGCGACGGTCGAGGACGGCGTGCTGCCGGCCGACACCACGGTGTGGTGGCAGGTGACGTCGGGGTGA